CAATGAATGCCGAATTTATCTGTTAGGCTACCATAAGCTTTACTCCAAAATGTTTCTTGAAGTTCCATTTCTACTTTGCCACCATCACTTAATTTAGTAAAGACAGATCTAAGTTCTTCTAAGTCCTCACTTAAAAAAGATAAATAAATATTATTGCCTTGGTTAAAAGGGAAACCAGGGAATGTATCTGAGAACATAACGTTGCTACCGCTAATGTTCAGTCT
This genomic interval from Gottfriedia acidiceleris contains the following:
- a CDS encoding VOC family protein; this translates as MPIDVYLNFNGNTREAVEFYAAVFNTETPKIMTFGEAPPNPEYPLPEEAKNLVMHTRLNISGSNVMFSDTFPGFPFNQGNNIYLSFLSEDLEELRSVFTKLSDGGKVEMELQETFWSKAYGSLTDKFGIHWMFNHGTGEF